From the genome of Amia ocellicauda isolate fAmiCal2 chromosome 14, fAmiCal2.hap1, whole genome shotgun sequence, one region includes:
- the efna4 gene encoding ephrin-A4: MDRSRRRLGAALLCWIAAWLELQPGGGAVRHAVYWNSSNSRLSQGDFHIQVHINDYLDIYCPHYPPDGPPLPPTGPELFTLYLVSAGGYRGCRDSPPAFKRWECSRPFAPHGPVRFSEKIQLFTPFSLGFEFQRGQDYYYISLPSEESTPNQPCLRFRVSVCCENTTRSKEAVKAITPAPHSAATSALKTPPSLLVLTLPLLLQH, translated from the exons ATGGACCGCAGCCGCCGCCGCCTGGGAGCCGCGCTGCTGTGCTGGATCGCCGCCTGGCTGGAGCTGCAGCCGGGAGGAGGTGCCGTGCGCCACGCCGTGTACTGgaacagcagcaacagcag gctgtCCCAGGGGGATTTCCACATCCAGGTGCATATCAACGACTACCTGGACATCTACTGCCCCCACTACCCGCCCGACGGCCCCCCGCTGCCCCCCACGGGGCCCGAGCTGTTCACGCTGTACCTGGTGAGCGCGGGGGGGTACCGGGGCTGCCGCGACAGCCCCCCCGCCTTCAAGCGCTGGGAGTGCAGCCGGCCCTTCGCCCCCCACGGGCCCGTGCGCTTCTCTGAGAAGATCCAGCTGTTCACCCCCTTCTCGCTGGGGTTCGAGTTCCAGCGCGGCCAGGACTACTACTacatct CCCTGCCATCAGAGGAGAGCACCCCCAACCAGCCCTGTCTGCGGTTTCGAGTGTCCGTGTGCTGCGAGAACA CCACAAGATCGAAGGAGGCAGTCAAAGCAA TTACTCCAGCCCCCCACAGTGCAGCAACCTCAGCACTGAAAACCCCCCCGTCCCTCCTCGTCCTCACCCTGCCCCTCCTGCTCCAGCACTGA
- the she gene encoding SH2 domain-containing adapter protein E — MARWFRDLPSTLKNGTDRIRSASESATPQRPKPAATGTRTLRKNSAVAAESGSGPGSLLSGRNRKNSAIELGRNGHAAGTGSIKDGKGWDIQGLIQGKSRKNSRVEPGSEEQPRPGKGASAYISRLIKVDKVDKSQNYSPGNGTGPASGTESEKGKNGSKTDTVLIVEDYADPYDAKRTREQRDAERVGDNDGYMEPYDAQQMITEIRRRGSKDLLGKMTLLLEPGEGGGAAEDPPGSRPPPPQLYDTPYEGGAAEGPGRGGARPETDERPPAEYEQPWEWKKEQIVRALSVQFESSERPPAAKDDPPQSRQHLRQKSWSQRVLKASPTAGEVSEVTWVDPTLPLEKQSWFHGAVSRQEAESQLQPCKEASFLVRTSESGHSKYSIALKTSQGCVHIIVAETRDSGFTLDQSSCVFGSVPELVRYYSGEKLPFKGAEHMTLMNPVPRPH, encoded by the exons ATGGCCCGCTGGTTCCGCGACCTCCCCAGCACCCTGAAGAACGGCACCGACCGGATCCGCTCCGCCTCCGAGTCGGCCACCCCGCAACGGCCCAAACCCGCGGCCACCGGCACCAGGACCCTCCGCAAGAACTCGGCCGTGGCAGCGGAGTCGGGGTCCGGGCCCGGCTCGCTGCTGTCGGGCCGGAACCGCAAGAACTCGGCCATCGAGCTGGGCAGGAACGGGCACGCGGCCGGGACCGGCTCCATCAAGGACGGGAAAGGGTGGGACATACAGGGCCTGATCCAAGGAAAGAGCCGCAAGAATTCCCGGGTCGAGCCGGGCTCCGAAGAGCAGCCCCGGCCCGGGAAGGGGGCCAGCGCCTACATCAGCCGGCTTATCAAAGTGGACAAGGTGGACAAGAGCCAGAACTACAGCCCTGGCAATGGGACGGGACCGGCCAGTGGAACCGAGAGCGAGAAGGGGAAGAATGGCAGCAAAACAGACACG gtgttgATCGTGGAGGACTACGCTGACCCGTACGATGCCAAGCGAACGAGGGAGCAGAGGGATGCGGAGAGGGTGGGCGACAACGATGGCTATATGGAGCCCTACGACGCCCAGCAGATGATCACTG AGATCAGGAGGCGTGGCTCTAAGGACCTCCTGGGGAAGATGACCCTGCTGCTGGAGCCAGGGGAGGGCGGGGGTGCGGCGGAGGACCCCCCCGGGAGCCGGCCGCCGCCCCCCCAGCTCTACGACACGCCGTACGAGGGCGGGGCGGCCGAGGGGCCGGGGCGGGGGGGGGCGCGGCCCGAGACAGACGAGAGACCCCCCGCTGAGTATGAGCAGCCGTGGGAGTGGAAGAAGGAGCAGATTGTGAGGGCGCTGTCAG TGCAGTTCGAGAGCTCCGAGCGCCCCCCGGCTGCCAAGGACGACCCCCCCCAGAGCCGCCAGCATCTCCGACAGAAGAGCTGGAGCCAGAGGGTCCTGAAGGCCTCCCCCACTGCTGGAGAGGTGTCAGAGGTCACTTGGGTCGATCCCACACTGCCCCTGGAGAAGCAGAG CTGGTTCCACGGCGCCGTGTCCCGGCAGGAGGCGGAGTCTCAGCTGCAGCCCTGCAAGGAGGCCAGCTTCCTGGTGCGGACCAGCGAATCAGGACACAGCAAATACTCCATCGCCCTCAA GACCAGCCAGGGCTGCGTGCACATCATCGTGGCCGAGACGAGGGACAGCGGCTTCACCCTGGACCAGAGCAGCTGCGTCTTCGGCAGCGTTCCAGAACTCGTGCGCTACTACAGCGGCGAGAAACTGCCCTTCAAGGGGGCGGAGCACATGACCCTGATGAACCCTGTGCCCCGCCCACACTGA